From Lolium perenne isolate Kyuss_39 chromosome 5, Kyuss_2.0, whole genome shotgun sequence, a single genomic window includes:
- the LOC127298696 gene encoding uncharacterized protein, which translates to MPEYMAKCCMLLLFLGFVLQVAGATSWSCHHDDLHALRVLAENLSGKGAVRLRAAWSGASCCSWEGVGCETASGRVVALRLPKRGLGGIIPLSIGELDHLRYLDLSGNSLVGEVPKSLQIRLKSLTTDSQSLGMGSINMLLHMSSNRRTLDEEPNTISGTNNSVGSGSNNVVSGNDNTVVSGNNNHVSGSNNTVVTGSDNTVVGSNHVVSGTKHIVTDNNNVVSGNDNNVSGSFHTVSGEHNTVSGSNNTVSGSNHIVSGSNKVVTDG; encoded by the coding sequence ATGCCTGAATACATGGCAAAGTGTTGCATGCTGCTGCTCTTCTTGGGGTTCGTCTTGCAGGTGGCCGGAGCAACGTCGTGGTCGTGCCACCACGACGACCTCCACGCGTTGAGGGTCCTCGCCGAGAACCTAAGCGGCAAAGGAGCCGTCCGCCTTCGCGCCGCATGGTCGGGCGCCTCATGCTGCAGCTGGGAAGGTGTGGGATGCGAAACAGCAAGCGGCCGCGTCGTGGCGTTGCGGCTCCCCAAGCGCGGCCTTGGAGGGATCATCCCATTGTCGATTGGTGAGCTTGATCACCTTCGCTATTTGGATCTCTCGGGTAATTCGTTGGTTGGGGAGGTACCAAAAAGTTTGCAGATACGGCTCAAGAGCCTCACCACTGACAGCCAGTCACTCGGTATGGGTTCCATTAACATGCTATTGCATATGAGCAGTAACAGAAGAACGCTCGATGAAGAACCAAATACAATATCAGGGACCAACAATAGTGTTGGATCAGGGAGCAACAATGTTGTTTCCGGGAATGACAACACGGTCGTATCTGGGAATAACAACCATGTGTCTGGGAGCAACAACACTGTTGTAACTGGAAGTGACAATACTGTAGTTGGTAGCAACCATGTCGTATCAGGGACAAAGCATATTGTTACTGATAACAATAATGTTGTATCCGGGAACGACAATAATGTGTCTGGAAGCTTCCATACTGTATCAGGGGAGCACAATACTGTATCCGGGAGCAACAATACTGTATCCGGGAGCAACCATATCGTATCTGGGAGCAACAAAGTCGTAACAGATGGTTAA